The following proteins are encoded in a genomic region of Nocardioides renjunii:
- a CDS encoding NADPH-dependent 2,4-dienoyl-CoA reductase has translation MTHPRYPHLLEPLTLGTGPDALVLRNRVVMGSMHTGLEDHPWDIDKLSAFFVERARGGVGLIITGGYAPTKRGWLKPFASEMTNRLHAMRHERITGAVHDAGGAIALQVLHAGRYGYHPLSQSASDKKSPITPFKPSAMSSKEVDHTATAFARSVALARKAGYDAVEIMGSEGYLINQFLAARTNDRDDQWGGSAARRMHFAVEVVRRSRELVGDDFPIVYRISLLDLVEGGQTWEETAELALHLQAAGVTVLNTGIGWHEARVPTIITQVPRGAWRSHTARLKQLVDVPVCASNRINTPELAEDILATGDADLVSMARPLLADPAFVAKAMDERADEINTCIACNQACLDHVFSNDRASCLVNPRACHETELVLVPTLRRRTVAVVGAGPAGLAAATSAAERGFAVTLFERSSELGGQFRLAMAVPGKEDFADTLRYFTRRLEVLGVDVRLGAEATSEDLAGFDEVVVATGVQPRMPAIPGIDHPSVASYADVLSGAVVPGRRVAVIGAGGIGVDVSVFLAHTEEDLDDWMAHWGVGDPTLHEGGLTERKPRTPAREVTLVQRKTTPIGIGLGRTSGWAHRAVLKQSQVTQVSGATYDRIDDAGLHVTVDGVARVIEVDTVVVCAGQDSVRGLYDGLDREAHLIGGADVSAELDAKRAIKQGTEVVAAL, from the coding sequence ATGACGCACCCCCGCTACCCCCACCTCCTCGAGCCGCTGACCCTCGGCACGGGACCCGACGCGCTCGTGCTGCGCAACCGCGTCGTGATGGGCTCGATGCACACCGGCCTCGAGGACCACCCGTGGGACATCGACAAGCTCAGCGCCTTCTTCGTCGAGCGGGCGCGCGGCGGCGTCGGGCTCATCATCACGGGCGGGTACGCCCCCACCAAGCGCGGCTGGCTCAAGCCGTTCGCCTCGGAGATGACCAACCGCCTCCACGCGATGCGGCACGAGCGGATCACCGGCGCGGTGCACGACGCGGGCGGTGCCATCGCGCTGCAGGTCCTGCACGCCGGCCGCTACGGCTACCACCCGCTCTCGCAGAGCGCCTCGGACAAGAAGTCGCCGATCACGCCGTTCAAGCCGAGCGCCATGTCGAGCAAGGAGGTCGACCACACCGCGACCGCCTTCGCGAGGAGCGTCGCGCTGGCCCGCAAGGCCGGCTACGACGCGGTCGAGATCATGGGCTCCGAGGGCTACCTCATCAACCAGTTCCTCGCCGCGCGCACCAACGACCGCGACGACCAGTGGGGCGGCTCCGCGGCCCGGCGCATGCACTTCGCCGTCGAGGTCGTCCGTCGCTCGCGCGAGCTGGTGGGCGACGACTTCCCGATCGTCTACCGGATCTCGCTGCTCGACCTGGTCGAGGGCGGCCAGACCTGGGAGGAGACCGCCGAGCTCGCCCTGCACCTGCAGGCGGCCGGCGTCACCGTGCTCAACACCGGCATCGGCTGGCACGAGGCCCGCGTGCCGACGATCATCACGCAGGTCCCCCGCGGCGCCTGGCGCTCGCACACCGCGCGGCTGAAGCAGCTCGTCGACGTCCCGGTCTGTGCCTCCAACCGGATCAACACCCCCGAGCTGGCCGAGGACATCCTCGCCACCGGGGACGCCGACCTCGTCTCCATGGCGCGACCGCTGCTCGCCGACCCGGCGTTCGTGGCCAAGGCGATGGACGAGCGCGCGGACGAGATCAACACCTGCATCGCCTGCAACCAGGCCTGCCTCGACCACGTGTTCTCCAACGACCGGGCGTCCTGCCTGGTCAACCCGCGTGCCTGCCACGAGACCGAGCTGGTCCTGGTGCCGACGCTGCGCAGGCGTACGGTGGCCGTCGTCGGGGCGGGCCCCGCCGGCCTCGCCGCGGCGACCAGCGCCGCCGAGCGCGGCTTCGCCGTGACCCTCTTCGAGCGGTCGTCCGAGCTCGGCGGCCAGTTCCGGCTGGCGATGGCCGTGCCCGGCAAGGAGGACTTCGCCGACACGCTGCGCTACTTCACCCGCCGGCTCGAGGTCCTCGGGGTCGACGTACGCCTCGGCGCGGAGGCCACGTCCGAGGACCTGGCCGGCTTCGACGAGGTGGTCGTGGCCACCGGCGTCCAGCCCCGGATGCCAGCCATCCCCGGCATCGACCACCCCAGCGTGGCGTCGTACGCCGACGTGCTGAGCGGCGCGGTCGTCCCGGGCCGCCGGGTCGCGGTGATCGGGGCCGGCGGCATCGGCGTCGACGTCAGCGTCTTCCTCGCCCACACCGAGGAGGACCTCGACGACTGGATGGCCCACTGGGGCGTCGGCGACCCGACCCTGCACGAGGGCGGACTGACCGAGCGCAAGCCCCGCACCCCGGCTCGCGAGGTGACGCTGGTGCAGCGCAAGACCACCCCGATCGGCATCGGCCTGGGCAGGACGTCCGGCTGGGCGCACCGCGCCGTCCTCAAGCAGTCGCAGGTCACCCAGGTCAGCGGGGCGACCTACGACCGCATCGACGACGCGGGCCTCCACGTGACCGTGGACGGCGTCGCCCGGGTCATCGAGGTGGACACGGTCGTGGTGTGCGCGGGCCAGGACTCGGTGCGCGGGCTCTACGACGGCCTCGACCGCGAGGCCCACCTCATCGGCGGCGCCGACGTCTCGGCCGAGCTCGACGCCAAGCGGGCGATCAAGCAGGGCACGGAGGTCGTCGCCGCCCTCTGA